tgTACACTATTTTGCTGCAACATTAAAAGTTGTGGTGACTAAATGTTGTCACTTCTTACCTGTAGTTAGGTACCATCAGTTCTGCTAgtatcatatttgtatttttggtgtttatattataaaaattccgTTCTTTTCCAAAACTGAAatgttgtatataattatattatatacatttataatagaattatttatCGATATCGATactgtttttctttttcatcCTTTCTCTAATCTAATACCATTGTCTATCATTTACATACACTCGTACATAGTTTTTACATACTTATGCATAGTTATAGTTACttctttaaaacctttaaagggatctttaaaaaaaaaaaaatgcttgttGGATGGATGTtggtaaaaaacataaaacataatttgtgtgAATCTTTGCTCGGGGTTTAGACGACTCTTCTGTAGAAAGATACACGTTGTGTATTTGTGTTGATGTGTGGTGCTTTACAGTCGCGGTGTCTGGGATTATTGAGATCCGACTACTTGTTGGACGTTTGCAATTCCACATCCGTGAAACAAGTGGAAATGAACACGATCGCTTCGAGCTTTGCCGGTTTGACATCTTCAGCCCCAACTCACAGGTACATAACAATCACCAGCAACTGCAGCTGCAAAAAATATCGTTGGTTCTATACTCTATACTGATGTAAAACGGCcctgtaacaatataataaattatatagaatattattctgCATCCAACCAgccttatgtatattatatgttttcatTCCTTTATGTTATAAgtgtagataataattttaattaataaaatactatgtgTACTTATAATTTAGCGCCTTTacacctatttataataatattattattatatgtaagtacGCACCTCTATTTGAGATAGATAACtacccaaataatatattatattatatattatcgccGCTTAgatacttttttctttttttcttctaaCCCTCAAAATTGGAAACTTGATCGAAGACAGAGGTCTAATGTAGTTATGTTGGATCGATAAATTATCTATATCGCGAAGAACAATAtcgtatttaatacataatatatacccaaAATACCACCTCGCACATTACACGATTATACCGTCGACAATgtgaaaatcatttttttctttttcagatTTGTATTTCAACAGTTGGGTTTGTTGGACAAACTGAGTGtggtaagttttattttataatactttttcagATGCAGGGGTGGATCCAGGAATTCTCCTAGGGGGGAGAGGACACACTTTTTGTGGATAAAATATTGGTCTTAATTCTGTCAAATTTTCCATTTAagttgaaattttatttgtgtaaaatgaaaagtatttttccaaatatgttgaaCTGTtaaggtttaatttatttacagaaatataataactaataacaatataggtaagcatgtatatacaaataatgtatCAAGATAACTATGTATGCTGAAATAAATACTTTacttaagtaataattagtttaaggattaatatactttatactactataatactaaatactacttacttactttaaattaaaaaaaaatttgttaccaatttatcatttttcataaGTTAATCTTTACTACATTTCTACTTTTTAAGAAGTTGCTTAATGTTTTGTACTaacttacaattaaataaataaaattaatgaaagtttaaaataacaatatttaagatttgtatATAGATACCAACTACTAGTTATTAAACTATTTCaatgtatagatatttaatttcatggaatttataaacatttaaatgacCACATGCCATGCATACTTCTCCCACGGGCCGCTGGCAATTtgagattttataaaaatagcgTCTTATGCTCtcacacaattatattatgggaaaatttttttttaatcagattCAAAGAGGTGCGAGCCTCCTACGCCTGTCCCTGGAGCCGCTACTGTGCAGATATATTTAATTCTGTTCGTCTTCTTCGGAATACACTAATACCTTTGCACTGCGTCACTCCTATCTGTTACTcgttttttaatctatttttgatttttagttaCCTGAGAATAATGCATTACAAGGTCTGAGTTCAGCGATCATTAAAGCTTGGGAATTGTTCAATGAAAAAGAGtatgtaaattgttatatataattttatttatctaaaagttaaaatatattttggtccCAAACTGAAACcggttagaatttttttatacctatacactatTTGGGCAAGGCAGGTGgaatatgacaataataatatagttattatacggttttaaattgttttagttcAGTTATCTTGGTGATTATTGAAAATCAATCAATGAATATCTGCGACCAACGTTTTCACCAATTCGAAATCGCTCGTCAAAGACCAGAAGTCAAAGTCATTGTCAAGACGCTGACACAGATGTCCAATGAAGCAAAGTTATCAGATTCCAAAGGCCTATTAGtgtaaatagataaaaaataatacatgccCATAACTATGTCCACtggttaacataataatataatataaatttaatttttagacaaGGGAAAAAGGTTGCTGTTGTGTACTATAGGGCCGGTTATTCGCCTGATCATTATTTTGGCGAGGCTGAATGGTCTGCACGCTTAATGATTGAACGTTCGACAGCTATTAAATGTCCGAATATTCAATATCATTTGGCAGGAACTAAAAAAGTATGTTAATAAAGTGTGAATTCCGGGGTTTGAAACACGTTATTGTCGCCGGGTCTAGAATTATAAGatgatttaaattacaaacatgTGCAAATATGAAAGTTGGCTTTTATTCGtcgtgtgaatataatattaatagaattaTAGCTCGAAACGCTACCATAAGTTGTAGCATATATTATGATGTCGCTACTTATGTCATTTTAATTTCAGGTACAACAAGCTTTGGCGACTCCAGGAACACTAGAACGTTTTGTTAAAGACCCCAAAAAAGCGGCAGAAATCCGAAAAGTGTTCACGGGATTGTACGCCCTAGACTTGGTGAGCGATGATTGCCGTCTGTACAGTTAAGTGGATGGATTAATTTATACCATATTTTTAGGACGAAAATGGTGACAAAGCTGTCAAAATGGCCTTAGATGCTCCGGATCGGTTTGTGTTGAAACCTCAAAGAGAAGGCGGAGGAAATAATTTGTACGGAGAGGACATAAGAAAAGTAATGTTTATGAttgataaatacttaaattcttgtgttatttttatgttttgtgtatattttatagaaacttATGAGCTGCATGGAAAATAAAGAACGATCAGCTTGGATTCTGATGGACAAAATAAATCCGCCTGTCcaacaaaattacttaattagaCCGAATCAGGATCTTGAGAAAAACTCTGCTTTATGCGAAGTTGTTTCTGAGATGGGCATCTTTGGTACCATATTATGGtgtgtacatttttatgttatacattataatattatatataacttactTATAGTATAGAAAAAGGGGACATTAGCGATAAGCTAGTTTAAAATTGTTagcaaaacaaattataacataaacgtATTATCTACTAAATACACTTACACAGTATGTAGCCATGTAAGGAGTAACTACTAGGTACACACAATAAAACAAGTCATATGTTAATAACTACCATTCCtgtcaatttaattttgaaattaaaagtgATGAACATTAAAAAGatactaatataggtactataaattaatcttacaattattgtaaagaaATAATGTTTGAATCTATCGtgtttatttaaagttaaaacggACACTATTTAATTCGTTATGACCagaccaaataataataaaaactattaaacattttaaataagattTCAGAAAAGAATACGATTTCAAAAGAACCTATATtaattacacaaatataaattattaggcgtaacaaaattaattatatattattaatacagttaatactaaaaaaaaaaaaaattaccactaAGAGAAATCTAATTATCGTGttgaatagtaataaataatattaattatactaattcCGTATCGTCATCGATTCAATATGAAATGtaccaattataaataaatatgccataagtcaaaacaaaacaatgtgtaaacaacagtcaacaatattatttgtatagttgATTCACATaaatgtcataaatcataatacaataatttgggATGTACTTGTTGTGATTGAGTTTTTGTTACTatatttgcataaaataatgatataaaaatgtaccatCATCACAAATCATTTTTTCGGGGAGAGCTAACATGCAATTGTTATAGCTCACATGCAATACTCTGATTCTAGTAGTACTTTTgct
Above is a window of Metopolophium dirhodum isolate CAU chromosome 3, ASM1992520v1, whole genome shotgun sequence DNA encoding:
- the LOC132940207 gene encoding glutathione synthetase-like isoform X2, whose amino-acid sequence is MAENLNPCISLPISLSKNDFQDLIQKVKDWTIMHGGGMRSKTQFSNDSLTVVPFTLLPSVFPRSEFQKAVAIQPALNELTHRVSNDHEFLYSCLEKTIEVDEFTRNLFKLYETMRNEGFTQSRCLGLLRSDYLLDVCNSTSVKQVEMNTIASSFAGLTSSAPTHRFVFQQLGLLDKLSVLPENNALQGLSSAIIKAWELFNEKDSVILVIIENQSMNICDQRFHQFEIARQRPEVKVIVKTLTQMSNEAKLSDSKGLLVQGKKVAVVYYRAGYSPDHYFGEAEWSARLMIERSTAIKCPNIQYHLAGTKKVQQALATPGTLERFVKDPKKAAEIRKVFTGLYALDLDENGDKAVKMALDAPDRFVLKPQREGGGNNLYGEDIRKKLMSCMENKERSAWILMDKINPPVQQNYLIRPNQDLEKNSALCEVVSEMGIFGTILCNGDEILINEQVGHMMRTKLTSCNEGGVHAGDGVLDSPFLIDD
- the LOC132940207 gene encoding glutathione synthetase-like isoform X1, with product MAENLNPCISLPISLSKNDFQDLIQKVKDWTIMHGGGMRSKTQFSNDSLTVVPFTLLPSVFPRSEFQKAVAIQPALNELTHRVSNDHEFLYSCLEKTIEVDEFTRNLFKLYETMRNEGFTQRLSLGILRSDFMQEKESSDDRIKQVEMNTIASGFGWLGVISGDIHRFVFQQLGLLDKLSVLPENNALQGLSSAIIKAWELFNEKDSVILVIIENQSMNICDQRFHQFEIARQRPEVKVIVKTLTQMSNEAKLSDSKGLLVQGKKVAVVYYRAGYSPDHYFGEAEWSARLMIERSTAIKCPNIQYHLAGTKKVQQALATPGTLERFVKDPKKAAEIRKVFTGLYALDLDENGDKAVKMALDAPDRFVLKPQREGGGNNLYGEDIRKKLMSCMENKERSAWILMDKINPPVQQNYLIRPNQDLEKNSALCEVVSEMGIFGTILCNGDEILINEQVGHMMRTKLTSCNEGGVHAGDGVLDSPFLIDD